The Planctomycetota bacterium DNA window GAGCCTTCGCGGTGGGCGTGCTCGCGCGGGCGCTCCGTGAACGGTTTTGGTTTCGGTGTGCCTTCGTCGTGCTTGGGCGGCGTCGTCGCCGACTCGCCGCCGCTTGCCCCCGCGCCGGGCGCCGGATCCTCGGCCGGCGCGCCGCGAGCGGCCGGCGCCATCAGGAGCATCGCGATCAACCCCAGGCTCAGCCAGTGCATGATGGTCTCCTACCGGGCTTAACCTTGAAGTCCGTCCTGGCTCATGAGGTAGTCCAGAAGCAAGCCGGCGTCGTCGAGTTCCAACAGGAGGTTGAGTTCATTCGTGCGGCCGCCGGGGAACAGGTTCTGCGGCTGGGGGGGAGTCGTGCCGTTTTCGGCCAATTGCAATAGTTCGATGGCAGCGGCGATTTCCTGGATGGCCTCCGCCTGGTGGTTGCCGGGCAGGACGGCCGGCGCGGTCGGCTTGGGGAGGTTCAGCACCAGGGCCGCCACAAGCACCGCGGCCGCGGCCGCCACCCAGCCGTACCGCGCGACGAGGGAGATGACGCGCGGCCTCTGGGGTCGGTTCGCCGCCGCCACGCGCAGCCGGCGTTGCAGCGTTTCGAGCATTTCCGGCCTGAGGGCCGGTTCGCGCTCGAGGCGTTCCATCGCCTCCAGGCCGCGCGCGAGAGCGCGAACCTCTCGGCGGCAGGCGTCGCACGACTCCAGGTGCGCCGCGAGGGCGCGGCGCGGGCGGTCGGCGAGTTCCTCCGCCGCGTACCGGACCCACATTTCTTGTTTTGGACAGCGTGTCATGTCTATTCCTCAGGTACGAGTTCGGCCATTTTTT harbors:
- a CDS encoding zf-HC2 domain-containing protein → MTRCPKQEMWVRYAAEELADRPRRALAAHLESCDACRREVRALARGLEAMERLEREPALRPEMLETLQRRLRVAAANRPQRPRVISLVARYGWVAAAAAVLVAALVLNLPKPTAPAVLPGNHQAEAIQEIAAAIELLQLAENGTTPPQPQNLFPGGRTNELNLLLELDDAGLLLDYLMSQDGLQG